A region of Micromonospora chokoriensis DNA encodes the following proteins:
- a CDS encoding bifunctional [glutamine synthetase] adenylyltransferase/[glutamine synthetase]-adenylyl-L-tyrosine phosphorylase gives MSRPTRAPGRLARYGFGTAEGDGGARAADLLGPDGLRLWRPEEQEPTDEPAGELLAALSRAADPDLALRQLHRIVEAERRATEGSAESPLIAELHADPGLRRRLIAVLGASSALGDHLVANPEHCLTLRTAPDGLAPIAEGRLEPTDGGNPTAALRSAYRLALLRIAAADLTGGRGLEQTMAALSALADATLAAAYEIAVTELADGTERPRLAVVAMGKCGGGELNYVSDVDVIFVAAEDADLPAATLVATRLISICGMVAWPVDAALRPEGNRGPLVRTLASHLAYYRRWARTWEFQALLKARPAAGDLPLAQEWIDQLAPLVWRAAERPEAVEDVRSMRRRIIDNIPPKELEREIKRGPGGLRDIEFAVQLLQLVHGRGDETLREPGTIPALRALVAGGYVGRADGEALLRGYRFLRSVEHRLQLQGLRRTHTVPTEPGALRWLAAALGFTAAPGRSAVESFRAEWVTHATEVRRLHAKLLYRPLLESVARVPADGLRLTPEAARHRLEILGFADPAGALRHLQALTGGVSRTAAIQRTLLPVLLSEFADAPEPDRGLLNYRKVSDKLGSTPWYLRLLRDGGPVARRLARVLSLSRYVADLLARDPEALRLLAEENELAPRSREVLREGFLAAAARHTDPVEATSAVRALRRRELVRVACADVLCRAGSLAPSPTRPDGTSRPAPGLSDITQVGTALADVTDATLAAALRAAQASQPAPEGLRFAVIGMGRLGGYESNYLSDADVLFVYDPPAGVGDSAASAAAHAIAEELRRLLGVPAPDPPLGVDADLRPEGRQGPLVRSLAAYAAYYARWSRVWESQALLRARFVCGDAGLGAEFEAMIDPVRYPAEGLTREQVVEIRRIKARVENERLPRGADPATNTKLGRGALADVEWAVQLVQLRHAGANPALRGTRTLDALAAAERAGLIDPADAAEMAAGWSLAAQVRNALMLVRGRAGDQLPRHGVELAGVVRLLGRDDPGEFLDEYLRVGRRSRAATERVLNA, from the coding sequence ATGAGCCGGCCGACCAGGGCCCCGGGGCGGCTCGCCCGGTACGGGTTCGGCACCGCGGAGGGCGACGGCGGCGCGCGCGCCGCGGACCTCCTCGGCCCGGACGGGCTGCGGCTGTGGCGGCCGGAGGAGCAGGAGCCGACCGACGAGCCGGCCGGGGAGTTGCTCGCCGCGCTGTCCCGGGCCGCCGACCCGGACCTGGCGCTGCGTCAACTGCACCGCATCGTCGAGGCCGAACGCCGTGCGACCGAGGGCAGCGCCGAATCGCCGCTGATCGCGGAGCTGCACGCCGATCCCGGGCTGCGACGGCGGCTCATCGCCGTGCTGGGCGCGTCGTCGGCGCTCGGCGACCACCTGGTGGCGAACCCCGAGCACTGTCTGACGTTGCGTACCGCACCGGACGGTCTCGCCCCGATCGCCGAGGGCCGGCTGGAACCGACCGACGGTGGCAACCCGACGGCGGCGCTGCGCTCCGCGTACCGGCTGGCGTTGCTGCGGATCGCGGCGGCGGACCTCACCGGTGGGCGCGGCCTGGAGCAGACCATGGCCGCGCTCTCCGCGCTCGCCGACGCGACGCTGGCCGCCGCGTACGAGATCGCGGTCACCGAGCTGGCGGACGGCACCGAGCGGCCCCGGCTCGCGGTGGTGGCGATGGGCAAGTGCGGTGGTGGCGAGCTGAACTACGTCTCCGACGTGGACGTCATCTTCGTCGCCGCCGAGGACGCCGACCTGCCCGCCGCGACACTGGTGGCGACCCGGCTGATCTCCATCTGCGGGATGGTCGCGTGGCCGGTGGACGCCGCGCTGCGTCCCGAGGGCAACCGGGGCCCGCTGGTGCGAACCCTCGCCAGCCACCTCGCGTACTACCGGCGGTGGGCGCGCACCTGGGAGTTCCAGGCGCTGCTCAAGGCCCGCCCGGCCGCCGGTGACCTGCCGCTGGCCCAGGAGTGGATCGACCAGCTCGCGCCGCTGGTGTGGCGGGCCGCCGAACGCCCCGAGGCGGTCGAGGACGTGCGCTCCATGCGTCGCCGGATCATCGACAACATCCCGCCGAAGGAGCTGGAGCGGGAGATCAAGCGCGGCCCCGGCGGGCTGCGCGACATCGAGTTCGCCGTCCAACTGCTGCAACTCGTGCACGGTCGCGGTGACGAGACGCTGCGGGAACCGGGCACCATCCCGGCCCTGCGCGCGCTCGTCGCCGGCGGCTACGTCGGTCGCGCCGACGGCGAGGCGCTGCTGCGCGGCTACCGCTTCCTGCGCAGCGTCGAGCACCGGCTGCAACTCCAGGGCCTACGCCGGACGCACACGGTGCCCACCGAGCCGGGCGCGCTGCGCTGGCTCGCCGCCGCGCTGGGTTTCACGGCCGCGCCGGGGCGCAGCGCCGTGGAGAGCTTCCGGGCCGAGTGGGTCACCCACGCCACCGAGGTACGCCGACTGCACGCCAAACTGCTCTACCGGCCGCTGTTGGAGTCGGTGGCCCGGGTGCCGGCGGACGGACTGCGACTCACCCCGGAGGCGGCCCGGCACCGACTGGAGATCCTCGGCTTCGCCGACCCGGCCGGGGCGCTGCGGCACCTCCAGGCGCTCACCGGCGGGGTGAGTCGCACGGCGGCCATCCAGCGGACCCTGCTGCCGGTGCTGCTGAGCGAGTTCGCCGACGCGCCGGAGCCGGACCGGGGGCTGCTCAACTACCGCAAGGTCTCCGACAAGCTCGGCAGCACACCCTGGTACCTGCGGCTGCTGCGCGACGGTGGCCCGGTCGCCCGTCGGCTGGCCCGGGTCCTCTCGCTGTCCCGGTACGTGGCCGACCTGCTCGCCCGCGACCCGGAGGCGCTGCGGCTGCTGGCCGAGGAGAACGAGCTGGCCCCGCGCTCCCGGGAGGTGCTGCGGGAGGGGTTCCTCGCGGCGGCGGCCCGGCACACCGACCCGGTCGAGGCGACCAGCGCGGTGCGCGCGCTGCGGCGTCGGGAACTGGTCCGGGTGGCCTGCGCCGACGTGCTCTGCCGCGCGGGTTCGCTCGCACCCAGCCCCACCCGTCCGGACGGCACGAGCCGGCCGGCTCCCGGCCTGTCCGACATCACCCAGGTCGGCACGGCGCTCGCCGACGTCACCGACGCCACGCTGGCCGCCGCGCTGCGCGCCGCCCAGGCCAGCCAACCCGCGCCGGAAGGGTTGCGGTTCGCCGTGATCGGCATGGGACGGCTCGGCGGGTACGAGTCGAACTACCTCTCCGACGCCGACGTGCTCTTCGTCTACGACCCGCCCGCCGGGGTCGGCGACAGCGCGGCCAGCGCCGCCGCTCACGCGATCGCCGAGGAGCTGCGTCGGCTGCTCGGCGTGCCCGCGCCCGACCCGCCGCTGGGTGTCGACGCCGACCTGCGCCCGGAGGGCCGGCAGGGCCCGCTGGTGCGCAGCCTCGCCGCGTACGCGGCGTACTACGCCCGCTGGTCGCGGGTGTGGGAGTCGCAGGCGCTGCTGCGCGCCCGGTTCGTCTGCGGCGACGCGGGTCTGGGCGCCGAGTTCGAGGCGATGATCGACCCGGTGCGGTACCCGGCCGAGGGGTTGACCCGTGAACAGGTCGTCGAGATCCGGCGGATCAAGGCCCGGGTGGAGAACGAGCGGCTGCCCCGGGGTGCCGACCCGGCCACCAACACCAAACTGGGTCGCGGCGCGCTGGCCGACGTGGAGTGGGCGGTGCAACTCGTCCAGCTCCGGCACGCCGGTGCGAACCCGGCGCTGCGCGGCACGCGTACCCTCGACGCTCTCGCGGCCGCCGAGCGGGCCGGCCTGATCGACCCGGCGGACGCCGCCGAGATGGCCGCCGGGTGGTCCCTGGCCGCGCAGGTCCGCAACGCGTTGATGCTGGTCCGGGGTCGGGCCGGCGACCAGTTGCCCCGGCACGGGGTGGAGTTGGCCGGCGTGGTCCGGCTGCTCGGCCGCGACGACCCGGGGGAGTTCCTCGACGAGTACCTGCGCGTCGGTCGCCGCTCCCGGGCCGCTACCGAACGGGTCCTCAATGCCTGA
- the mptB gene encoding polyprenol phosphomannose-dependent alpha 1,6 mannosyltransferase MptB, whose translation MPSHLARWTGLVGSTLLALSAFLGGAFPGGPLRSTPVSIWQGPHGPLVLAAWVVGTGLLAYAWWALRDGVPSTRWALVTVGLWLLPLLVAPPFGSRDVYAYACQGASFAGGISPYEHGVSALPCPWLDTVSVIWRDTPAPYGPLFVLIAGAVVEVTGSLNASIVLFRALSLVGVALTAWALPVLARRAGVPARRAVWLALGCPLVAAHLIGGPHNDVLMLAALVGGLAVVASHPGRRGMLLVSGLLLGVAVAIKVTAVVVVPFAALAATAGPYRIRTLIRDGGWVVGGAVASVVGVTVVGGLDFGWIGGLSQGGAAIAWTSPPTAVAQTIGYLAVPFGGHVDALPVTRGIAVVVLAVLLVGLWWRARTRDPLFYAGLALAVTVALAPVVHPWYWTWPLFVLAATARRTRWFVVVALVASFLILPDGTGLPRYTKTVGAPLMTLLVIVVVVRLVRSARAARHPVAAD comes from the coding sequence GTGCCTTCCCACCTCGCGCGCTGGACCGGCCTGGTCGGCTCGACGCTGCTCGCGCTGTCCGCGTTCCTCGGGGGAGCGTTCCCCGGCGGCCCGCTGCGCAGCACCCCGGTCAGCATCTGGCAGGGCCCCCACGGGCCACTGGTTCTGGCGGCCTGGGTGGTCGGCACCGGCCTGCTCGCGTACGCCTGGTGGGCGCTGCGCGACGGGGTGCCGTCGACCCGGTGGGCGCTGGTCACCGTAGGGCTGTGGCTGCTGCCGCTGCTCGTCGCGCCACCGTTCGGCAGCCGCGACGTGTACGCGTACGCGTGCCAGGGCGCCAGCTTCGCCGGCGGCATCAGCCCGTACGAGCACGGTGTCTCCGCGCTGCCCTGCCCCTGGCTGGACACGGTCTCCGTCATCTGGCGGGACACCCCGGCACCGTACGGGCCGCTGTTCGTCCTCATCGCGGGCGCGGTGGTCGAGGTCACCGGGTCGCTGAACGCCAGCATCGTGCTGTTCCGGGCGCTGTCCCTGGTCGGCGTGGCGTTGACCGCGTGGGCGCTGCCGGTGCTGGCCCGCCGGGCCGGGGTGCCGGCCCGACGGGCGGTGTGGCTGGCGCTGGGCTGCCCACTGGTCGCCGCGCACCTGATCGGCGGTCCCCACAACGACGTGCTGATGCTCGCCGCGCTGGTCGGAGGGCTGGCCGTGGTGGCGTCCCACCCCGGCCGGCGCGGCATGCTGCTCGTCAGCGGGCTGCTTCTCGGCGTCGCCGTGGCGATCAAGGTCACCGCCGTGGTGGTGGTCCCGTTCGCCGCCCTGGCGGCCACCGCCGGGCCGTACCGCATCCGGACGCTGATCCGCGACGGCGGTTGGGTGGTCGGCGGGGCCGTCGCCAGCGTCGTCGGAGTGACGGTCGTCGGCGGGCTCGACTTCGGTTGGATCGGCGGGCTGTCCCAGGGCGGCGCCGCCATCGCCTGGACCTCCCCGCCCACCGCCGTCGCGCAGACCATCGGCTACCTCGCCGTGCCGTTCGGCGGTCACGTCGACGCGTTGCCGGTGACGCGCGGGATCGCCGTGGTGGTGCTGGCCGTCCTCCTCGTCGGGCTCTGGTGGCGGGCCCGTACCCGTGACCCGCTGTTCTACGCCGGGCTCGCGCTCGCCGTCACCGTCGCGCTCGCACCGGTGGTGCACCCCTGGTACTGGACGTGGCCGTTGTTCGTGCTGGCCGCCACCGCCCGGCGTACCCGATGGTTCGTCGTGGTCGCCCTGGTCGCGTCGTTCCTGATCCTGCCGGACGGCACCGGGCTTCCCCGGTACACCAAGACGGTCGGGGCGCCGCTGATGACGCTGTTGGTGATCGTGGTGGTCGTCCGGTTGGTACGGTCGGCTCGGGCGGCCCGTCACCCGGTCGCCGCCGACTGA
- the mptB gene encoding polyprenol phosphomannose-dependent alpha 1,6 mannosyltransferase MptB: protein MTAPGPPGSSGPAGAGAASGARYVGLAGAALLAVAGHLGGALRDAPLGVTPASIWRAPDGPATLTCWLVGTALLVGAWWSLRHGAPSTRWVYVTAGLWALPLLVTPPMGSRDVYSYACQGWTYAHGVDPYSVGVAAAGCPWLDTVAPIWRDTPAPYGPVFVLLAALAVSLGGGLTGTIVALRVIAVAGLLLAALCLPGLARAAGVPTRRAAWLALAGPLVGVHLVAGAHNDAVMLGLLLCGLLVAIRRPGWPPALLLAGALLGLAVTVKATAVVVVPFAVLAGVRRPYTVRALVRDGGWLAGGLVGAVLVTSLVSGLGFGWVGGLTHSGDSEQWTSPPTAVGFVVGYAGALVGRDPQAVPVVRAVALLLLAGVLVVLWWRTWRALRGVNDARRVARLGVARLGVARLGVARLGVARLGVARLGMARLGVARSRVVLHGAALALVATVVLSPVFHPWYATWPLALLALTAARTTWFVLPVAVATFLALPDGTNLARFTKAPGAVAMTVLLLTLVLILLRSPTGRVQPVDHEVAGDNPDRLSS from the coding sequence GTGACCGCTCCCGGCCCGCCCGGTTCGTCCGGCCCGGCTGGTGCGGGGGCGGCGTCGGGTGCGCGGTACGTCGGCCTGGCCGGCGCTGCCCTGCTCGCCGTGGCCGGACACCTCGGCGGGGCGCTGCGCGACGCCCCGCTCGGCGTGACACCGGCGTCGATCTGGCGAGCCCCGGACGGCCCGGCGACGCTGACCTGCTGGCTGGTCGGCACCGCGCTGCTGGTCGGCGCGTGGTGGTCGTTGCGCCACGGCGCCCCGTCGACCCGGTGGGTGTACGTCACCGCCGGGCTGTGGGCGCTGCCCCTGCTGGTCACGCCCCCGATGGGCAGCCGGGACGTCTACTCGTACGCGTGCCAGGGCTGGACGTACGCGCACGGCGTCGACCCGTACTCCGTGGGGGTGGCGGCGGCGGGCTGTCCGTGGCTGGACACCGTCGCGCCGATCTGGCGGGACACCCCGGCACCGTACGGGCCGGTGTTCGTCCTGCTCGCCGCGCTCGCGGTCAGCCTCGGTGGCGGGTTGACCGGCACGATCGTGGCGCTGCGGGTCATCGCCGTGGCGGGCCTGCTGCTGGCCGCGCTCTGCCTGCCCGGCCTGGCCCGCGCCGCCGGGGTGCCGACCCGGCGGGCCGCCTGGCTGGCGCTGGCCGGCCCGCTGGTCGGCGTACACCTGGTGGCCGGGGCGCACAACGACGCCGTGATGCTGGGCCTGCTGCTCTGCGGGCTGCTGGTGGCGATCCGGCGACCGGGTTGGCCGCCCGCGCTGCTGCTGGCCGGAGCGCTGCTCGGGCTGGCGGTCACGGTGAAGGCCACTGCCGTGGTGGTGGTGCCGTTCGCGGTGCTGGCCGGGGTGCGGCGTCCGTACACGGTGCGGGCACTGGTGCGCGACGGCGGCTGGCTGGCCGGCGGGCTCGTCGGCGCGGTGCTGGTCACCTCCCTGGTGTCCGGTCTCGGGTTCGGCTGGGTGGGCGGGCTGACGCACAGCGGCGACTCCGAGCAGTGGACGTCGCCACCCACCGCCGTCGGGTTCGTGGTGGGCTACGCCGGCGCGTTGGTCGGCCGGGACCCGCAGGCGGTGCCGGTGGTCCGGGCGGTGGCCCTGCTGCTGCTCGCGGGGGTGCTGGTGGTGCTCTGGTGGCGGACCTGGCGGGCCCTGCGCGGCGTCAACGACGCCCGACGGGTGGCGCGGCTCGGGGTGGCGCGGCTCGGGGTGGCGCGGCTCGGGGTGGCGCGGCTCGGGGTGGCGCGGCTCGGGGTGGCGCGGCTCGGGATGGCGCGGCTCGGGGTGGCGCGTTCCCGGGTGGTGCTGCACGGTGCCGCGCTGGCGCTGGTCGCCACCGTCGTCCTGTCACCGGTCTTCCACCCCTGGTATGCGACCTGGCCGTTGGCATTGCTCGCACTCACCGCCGCGCGGACGACCTGGTTCGTGCTGCCGGTGGCGGTGGCGACCTTCCTGGCGCTGCCCGACGGCACGAACCTGGCCCGTTTCACCAAGGCCCCCGGCGCCGTGGCGATGACCGTCCTGCTCCTGACCCTGGTTCTGATCCTGCTGCGATCGCCCACCGGTCGTGTCCAGCCGGTCGATCATGAGGTTGCCGGTGACAATCCGGACAGGTTGTCCAGCTAG
- a CDS encoding PadR family transcriptional regulator has product MDTPLREPTFLILTALAAQPMHGYGLIGEVATLSDNRVSLRPGTLYGALDRLVDAGLVEVDREEVVDGRLRRYYRLSSSGETTLSSETERLRRNVEAATRRLSKRSRATLPTIPRTAGGLA; this is encoded by the coding sequence GTGGACACGCCGCTACGCGAACCGACCTTCCTGATCCTCACCGCGCTGGCCGCCCAGCCGATGCACGGCTACGGGCTGATCGGTGAGGTCGCCACCCTCTCCGACAACCGCGTGTCGCTCCGCCCCGGGACGCTCTACGGGGCGCTCGACCGACTCGTCGACGCCGGCCTCGTCGAGGTCGACCGGGAAGAGGTGGTGGACGGCCGACTGCGCCGCTACTACCGCCTCTCCTCCAGCGGCGAGACCACGCTGAGCAGCGAGACCGAGCGGCTGCGCCGCAACGTCGAAGCCGCCACCCGCCGGTTGTCCAAGCGCTCTCGGGCCACCCTCCCGACCATCCCGCGCACGGCCGGAGGCTTGGCATGA
- the glnA gene encoding type I glutamate--ammonia ligase, with protein MFANPEELLRYLKNEDVKFVDVRFCDLPGVMQHFNLPVESVNDDLFTDGLAFDGSSIRGFQAIHESDMLLLPDVATAFIDPFRAQKTLALNFFIHDPFTREAYTRDPRNVAKKAEAYLAASGIADTAYFGAEAEFYIFDSIRHETSAHQSFYYIDSIEGAWNTGREEAGGNRGYKTAYKGGYFPVPPVDHYADLRDSIVRRLVDSGFTVERSHHEVGTAGQSEINYKFSTLLHAADQLQLFKYIVKNEAWANGKTATFMPKPLFGDNGSGMHTHQSLWLNGEPLFYDETGYAGLSDMARWYIGGLLHHAPSLLAFTNPTVNSYRRLVPGFEAPVNLVYSQRNRSACTRIPVTGSNPKAKRVEFRVPDPSANVYLAFSAMMMAGLDGIKSKIEPPTPIDKDLYDLPPEEWGDVKQVPGSLSAVLDSLEADHDYLLDGGVFTPDLISTWVDWKRANEVDPVRLRPTPHEFAMYYDC; from the coding sequence GTGTTCGCCAACCCCGAGGAACTGCTGCGATACCTCAAGAACGAGGACGTGAAGTTCGTCGACGTTCGTTTCTGTGACCTGCCCGGCGTGATGCAGCACTTCAACCTGCCGGTCGAGTCCGTCAACGACGACCTCTTCACTGACGGCCTCGCGTTCGACGGTTCGTCGATCCGCGGTTTCCAGGCGATCCACGAGTCGGACATGCTCCTGCTCCCGGACGTCGCCACCGCGTTCATCGACCCGTTCCGCGCGCAGAAGACTCTCGCGCTCAACTTCTTCATCCACGACCCGTTCACCCGCGAGGCGTACACCCGCGACCCGCGTAACGTGGCGAAGAAGGCCGAGGCTTACCTCGCGGCCAGCGGCATCGCCGACACCGCGTACTTCGGCGCCGAGGCGGAGTTCTACATCTTCGACTCGATCCGCCACGAGACCTCGGCGCACCAGTCGTTCTACTACATCGACTCGATCGAGGGCGCCTGGAACACCGGCCGTGAAGAGGCGGGCGGCAACCGCGGTTACAAGACCGCGTACAAGGGTGGTTACTTCCCGGTGCCGCCGGTCGACCACTACGCCGACCTGCGCGACTCGATCGTGCGCCGGCTGGTCGACTCCGGGTTCACCGTGGAGCGTTCGCACCACGAGGTGGGCACCGCCGGCCAGTCCGAGATCAACTACAAGTTCTCCACGCTGCTGCACGCCGCCGACCAGCTTCAGCTCTTCAAGTACATCGTGAAGAACGAGGCGTGGGCCAACGGCAAGACCGCGACGTTCATGCCCAAGCCGCTCTTCGGTGACAACGGTTCCGGCATGCACACCCACCAGAGCCTCTGGCTCAACGGTGAGCCGCTGTTCTACGACGAGACCGGCTACGCCGGCCTGTCCGACATGGCCCGCTGGTACATCGGCGGTTTGCTGCACCACGCGCCGTCGCTGCTGGCGTTCACCAACCCGACGGTCAACTCGTACCGCCGCCTGGTGCCGGGCTTCGAGGCGCCGGTCAACCTGGTCTACTCGCAGCGCAACCGGTCCGCCTGCACCCGCATCCCGGTGACCGGCAGCAACCCGAAGGCCAAGCGCGTCGAGTTCCGCGTGCCGGACCCGTCGGCCAACGTCTACCTGGCCTTCTCCGCCATGATGATGGCCGGCCTGGACGGCATCAAGAGCAAGATCGAGCCGCCGACGCCGATCGACAAGGACCTCTACGACCTCCCGCCGGAGGAGTGGGGCGACGTCAAGCAGGTGCCGGGCTCGCTGTCGGCAGTGCTCGACTCGCTGGAGGCCGACCACGACTACCTGCTCGACGGCGGCGTCTTCACCCCCGACCTGATCTCCACCTGGGTCGACTGGAAGCGCGCCAACGAGGTCGACCCGGTGCGCCTGCGCCCGACCCCGCACGAATTCGCCATGTACTACGACTGCTGA
- a CDS encoding RDD family protein, with protein sequence MTNPHTPAAPATDPTFTPPTLGRRFGALIIDWVLCLLVSNFFADPVRDGWAPVLVLVLVYGFFLGLFAQTPGMYITKVRCVNWHDGGRIGIIRGLIRGLLLALVVPALIMDEHRRGLHDKLADSVIVDAPRG encoded by the coding sequence GTGACCAATCCGCACACCCCGGCAGCGCCCGCCACCGACCCCACCTTCACCCCGCCGACCCTCGGGCGACGGTTCGGGGCGCTGATCATCGACTGGGTGCTCTGTCTGCTGGTGTCCAACTTCTTCGCCGACCCGGTCCGCGACGGCTGGGCGCCGGTGCTGGTCCTGGTCCTGGTGTACGGCTTCTTCCTCGGCCTGTTCGCCCAGACCCCCGGCATGTACATCACGAAGGTCCGCTGCGTGAACTGGCACGACGGCGGACGCATCGGGATCATCCGAGGGCTGATCCGGGGCCTGCTGCTGGCCCTCGTCGTCCCCGCACTGATCATGGACGAGCACCGCCGAGGGCTGCACGACAAGCTCGCCGACTCGGTCATCGTGGACGCACCCCGAGGCTGA
- a CDS encoding DUF4191 domain-containing protein yields MAKPQEKVSFGQRLKQIGMVFQFTAKQDRWFAPLVAAAVLLPLALTVVAVIFWGWIWLPLGILFILLAVLIVLNLRSNKAMMNAAEGQPGAAAQIMENMRGDWRVTPAVSSTTQMDMVHLVIGRPGVILLAEGNPQRVRGLLGQEKRRLAKVIGSAPLHDYVIGQQEGELPIRKLRTTLLRLPRALSGKDVNSLDKRLKALTARPQMPKGAIPKNMRPPGAFRQSRGR; encoded by the coding sequence ATGGCAAAGCCCCAGGAGAAGGTCTCGTTCGGCCAGCGGCTGAAGCAGATCGGGATGGTGTTCCAGTTCACCGCCAAGCAGGACCGGTGGTTCGCGCCGCTGGTCGCCGCCGCGGTGCTGCTCCCGCTCGCCCTCACCGTGGTCGCGGTCATCTTCTGGGGCTGGATCTGGCTGCCACTGGGCATCCTGTTCATCCTGCTCGCGGTGCTGATCGTGCTCAACCTGCGGTCCAACAAGGCGATGATGAACGCCGCCGAGGGGCAGCCCGGCGCGGCGGCGCAGATCATGGAGAACATGCGCGGCGACTGGCGGGTGACCCCGGCGGTCAGCTCGACCACCCAGATGGACATGGTCCACCTGGTGATCGGCCGCCCGGGCGTGATCCTGCTGGCCGAGGGCAACCCGCAGCGGGTGCGCGGCCTGCTCGGGCAGGAGAAGCGGCGGCTGGCCAAGGTGATCGGCTCCGCTCCCCTGCACGACTACGTGATCGGGCAGCAGGAGGGCGAACTGCCCATCCGCAAGCTCCGGACGACACTGCTGCGCCTGCCCCGCGCCCTCTCCGGCAAGGACGTCAACTCGCTGGACAAGCGCCTCAAGGCGCTCACCGCGCGGCCGCAGATGCCCAAGGGCGCGATCCCGAAGAACATGCGGCCGCCGGGCGCCTTCCGCCAGTCGCGGGGCCGCTGA